AGTTCTCAGCCCTTGATTGTGAAGCATCATAAGATCATGACATCTGTCGAGGAACACTAGGGTTTTAGATCTTTGTATAAATATCCATAGATGTAACCTCAAGTTTCGCAGGTTCAATGAAATGCATTTTCAGTAATTAaagcatcatcttcttcagttTACAAATCTCTTTACTTCCTTCTGTACGAATTTCGGTTCGATTAGTCAAATTAAAACCGGTTAGATCGGTTCGATTTAGAGAGAGTTTGAAAGCTTGAAGCAAGGTAGCAGTGCTATTAAAACGAGGTGGACCTTGATGATGTTCAGAAACTTATATGGATGATACTGCTGATGCTAAAGCGTATCAAGATGTGAGTCCAAACTTTGTTACCACTTTTGAATCCTTCTTTGTTGGACTGTGTTAGCATTTGTTAGATATTCAGGAGCTGAATGATATTCATCTCCCTCTCCTTGTGATGGTATTGTTCGATTTTGCAAGAACCTAAACTCAAAACATGTGTTGTTCGGTCTGTTCCTTTCACTCTGCAGTTCTTGAAGAACCTTTGGCAGCTTGAGAGCAGGAAGAAACTGATCAACAAAACGATTCTATCATTCTTGAAGCTTACTGTATTAACGTGAAGTCTCTGTCATTTGTAAATAAACCAATCCAGATTATGACAAAGAGTGTTACATCTCTTTATTTATaccatcaaacaatctgaagaAACCAAACTTTCTCTCCTATGAATCTGAAACTGACGTTCATTCACTTGGTTTGAGAAGCCTGTTTAGCTTCAATATCCTTGAGTCTGAGTGTAACCGCTCTCTTGTGTGCATCTAGACCTTCGATTTCAGCCATAGTCGCCACATAAGGACCAAGGTTTCTCAGACCTTCCTCTGTCAAGGACTGTACAGTcatgaacttcaagaaagagtCTAGAGAGACGCCACTGTACATTCTCGCATACCCGTATGTTGGAAGAACGTGGTTTGTGCCGCTAGCGTAATCACCAACACTCTCTGGCGTCCATGGCCCTATGAAAACAGAACCTGCGTTCTCGATCAGTCCCTCCCATTTCTCAGCGTCTTTTACGTTGATGATCAAGTGTTCAGGTGCATACACGTTTGAGAAAGTTATTGCCTgaaagattaagaaaaaaagttggTTTGGGATGGTGAGAGCAAAAGTGTGacggtagagagagagagagggtgtgGGTACCTcaatcatatctcgagcaaatacTGTGAAACTGTGACTTAGTGCTTTTGAAGCAAACTCTCCTCTAGGAAGGCTTTTGCACTGTTTGGCGATTTCTTCTTCGATAGCTTTGAGGTTTACACCGTCGCCTACAATAACAAGAACAACTTGACTGTCTGGACCATGCTCAGCCTGTAGAGAcaccaacaaaaaaacaaaagaaagaaatgcaCAAGTTAGGAGGTATGATAAGAAGAATAGACACAAACTCATCCTGGTGTGTTAAAACTGAACATGTTTTGTAGTTGCCGGTGAGAGAGGAATACCTGAGAAAGCAAGTCTGCTGCAATGTAAACTGGACTAGCATGTTCATCAGCGATGACTAGAACTTCTGAAGGGCCAGCAGGCATATCAATCGAAACCATTGCCTCGCTGTTCTGAAGTAAgagaaacataaacaaaatgAGAGGTAAACTTGGATCCAATATGACTCATATCCCTTTTCATTTCTGTTTTCCTCATTGATAAAGAGTAGTCTAAATAAGGTAGAACCAAAAAGTAATAAAGGAACGATATATGTACTTGTAGAATCATCTTAGCAGCTGTAACATACTGATTCCCAGGACCAAAAATCTTCTCAACCTGCCAATAAttaccaaagcaaattaatgtGTGGTTGGCTGGAAAAATGTAAACCAATTCATATTAAAACCCTATTTATACCTTGGGACAAGAATCAGTCCCCCAGGCCATGGCAGCTATAGCCTGCAAAGGCAATATGGAAATTTACAAaatcttagaaataaaaaaaagatgccCAGCATTATGAAAAGGCTAACACAAACACACCTGAGCTCCACCAGCTTTAAGTATGTGAGTTACACCAGCCCTCTTAGCACAATACAGCACCTCCTGCAACAATACCATAACACAAAACATCAGCTCAGTAGCTAGTAGATAGAACGTGAGTGATATTGAATATCCTCAGAAACAAAACAGCTAGAGTGTTACCTTACATATGCTTCCTTCCTTAGTTGGTGGAGTTGCGAGTACAACTGTTTTACATCCAGCAATCTGAGCAGGCTGAGAGAAgaatcaaataaaaagaaagatcaCATTATTGCACAACTTcaagaagaataagaaggaaaaaaaaaggcaaaagtACTAAACACTAGATAGCTTACAATAGCAAGCATCAAAGCAGTAGATGGCAAAACAGCTGTTCCACCAGGGACATAAAGACCTACAGACCCAATAGATCTCGACACCCTTTTACATCTGAcaccctaaaaaaaaaagacaaaacgaGTGAAAATTACCTTGAAGACTTAAAGTAGCTATCAGGTGACTGACTGAATGGACTTACTTTCATATTCTCAACGCTTTTCTCAGTTGATTTTTGAGCCAAGTGAAATGCATAAATGTTGTCATACGCAACATCAAACGCTTCTTTGACTTTAGAGTCAAGCTAAACACAAAAAAGACAGAAACGAAACTCATTTACTACACATGAAAGAGCAGTTCAAAACCATGTATGTCTACAATGTTAGTCTTCTACCTCAGGAAGAGAAAGCTCAGACACATCTTCCACCACGTTATTGAGTTGGACTTTGTCAAATCTTTCAGTATATCTGAAACAGAAGCAAGTTAAAATGGTTTCCATGGAAAATATGGAATGAAACTAAAAGACTATCAGTGACTTACTCTTTGACAGCAACATCTCCTTTGCAACGAACGGCGTCGATGATTGGGTTAACCTGAAGAGAGGAAAGATCATGTCCATAAGGATAAGACAAGTGGGCACATTCACAAGCAAGCAAGAGAGGAAGCAAGCTTTTACAGTGGTGAAAATGGAAGAGAAGTCAATGCGAGGACGTGACTTCAAGTTTTCAACTTGAGAGAAACTAAGTTCAGATAATCTATACGACTTCATTGCGCACCTAACAACGTCTCCTGAAAAAACGAGACTTTTGCATTTGGTTGAGTATGAAACGGATTAGTGAAAGCTTGAAAAATCTCATAATCGGATAAAGCTCGTACCTTTTTTAGAAACAGCTGTGTGAGGGGAGAAGGAGAGACGAGCAAGATCGAATGACATTTTCACCTGATTGCTCAAACACAGAGAGTGTGTCGCCGGCGGAAATGAACGGAGATGATTGAATGGGTTTGAAAATGGATACAATTGTTATTGGGCCGAGTAATAGAAAGGCCCATCATGAATTTAATTGTTTGAGCTGATGCAAGAGAAAACACAGGAAGACTAGAGCATATCAAAGAAAGAATATCAAAGTTCCTGGCAAGTGTTATTTGGGGGCTAATGGTGCAAGAACATCTCCTATCGTAATActccattttttttccttcaaagtaaagtaaaagtgaatatgaaataaaaatactagGACCTAATTCTATTTCtaagtgatgaacaaacaaaaaataaattacttcatttataaaatactttATAATGGAATGAGATATAAAATTGAGTTGGGACATTGTTTATTACATAATCACTTTTACCCTATTTTACAGAAAAAATGCGTAGAGTTGGAGATACCCtaaataacttattgacaatAGTGGATTATATTATTCATATGctcttaatattttgtttctacaATTTAATGACATAGCAATGATTTGATATATGGTTTATTGGTACTCCACATGCAATTTAGCTCatgtatttaattaaaaaaatatagctcATGTATATTAACAAGAATTTACAAAACCCATCCAATATTTatgttcttttttaaaaaaaaattggttttccAACTCTCTAGTCTTCGTCTGCATTATCAATAAACAATGAAaactattttggtttttaacttcaaaaaaaaaaaaactcagtagAAAATTTCCATTTAATTAAGGTATAAACATGTCAAAAAAACGGTAATTATCTTAATCGAAgcgaaaaaaggaaaacaaataaataaacccTCCAAAAACCTTACGCCGGATTAGTCTCAGAAAAACCTAAATAGTTTCCTCTCCTTCCTCACCACGATGATGATGACGACGGATGATGATCTCAACGATCCATGCGATTTCGTCACTGTAGAAGCGGAATCGAACCCAGACTCACTCCAACAATGGCTCTCCACCGTAGAAAACGGAAAGGCGAACGGGACGCGGCGGTCGGATATCTCCACGAAGGCGAAGAAGCACCTCTCCTCTCTCGGCTGGCGTTTCGCTTACTTTCCTAAACGGAATAAGAAGCGAGAGCTCCGCTATAAATCTCCTAAAGGAAAGTGGTTCTACTCCTTAGCCACAGCTTGCTCGAGCTGTGTCCACGAAGACGACGATGGCTCGAGACGAGAGCTGATCGTTCCCGAATCTGATGAGTCTCCGAGAGACCTCTCAGTAGCTTTCATCGAAACCGTTTCTGGTGATAATGTatcgaggaggaggaagaagagagtgaAGGATTGTGAAACGGCGGCGTTTAGTGGGAACAAAGCGCTTATTGTgtcgaagaagaggaaggagagagTGAATGTTGGTGAAACGGCTGCGTTTAGTGGGACCAAAGTCGTTCTCATTGTTGATGTgtcgaagaagaggaagagagtgaGTGACTGTGAAACGACTGCGTTTAATGGGGTAGCTcttaaagaagaaaagaatcatCCTTTGTCTGATATTCTCAATGTTGATGTTATAAACcaacaagagaagaagagaatggcTGCTGCTGCGTTTAACAGCAAAGCCAAGGGGGAGATAAGGCCGAGGTTTGAGAAGTCGTTGAGGAAGGTCTTACAagtgatggagaagaagaatgaaACGTGTGAAAAGGAGTCTGTAAGGTTCTGGAGGAAAGACTGTGGTCCAGAGAAGAATTGTGACGTGTGTTGTGTCTGTCATTTTGGTGGAGAGTTGCTTCTATGCGACGGTTGTCCATCAGCGTTTCACCATACTTGCATAGGGTTGCACATTCTTCCAGAGGAAGAGCTCTGGTTCTGTCCATGTTGCTGCTGCGATATCTGTGGATCAATGGTAACGTTGGGAAACAGCAAGCTGATGACTTGTGAGCAGTGTCAAAGAAGGTTTCATCTAAAGTGTTTGAAACAAGAGACTTGTCTTGTTTCGTGTAGAGGCTGGTTCTGTAGTAAGCAATGCAGCAGAGTTTATTCCGGGCTTCAGAGTCTACTAGGACGTAAGATTGTGGTAGGGGAAGAGGGTTTGGTTTGGAGTTTGATTAGAGCTCCTAATGATGGTGAACACTACGATGATGAACAAATGGCCAAGCTAGACTCTGCTGTTGAGATACTTCACCAAGGGTTTGAGCCTTCAACGGACCCTTTCTCTGGGAGAGACCTTGTCGAGGAGTTGATATACAGGAAGGACGCTAGTGGCGTGGGTCGTGGGTTTTACACGGTTTTGGTAGAGAGGAACAACGAGCCTGTGACTGTGGCGGCGATGAGAGTTGACAAAGATGTAGCTGAGATCCCTTTGGTGGCGACATTGTCTAGTTACAGGAGAAGTGGGATGTGTAGAGTGCTTATGGATGAGTTGGAGAAGCAGATGTCTAGAATGGGAGTTCGTAGATTGGTTTTGCCTGCTGCTAAAGAGGTTGTGAGTACTTGGTCTCAGGGGTTTGGGTTCAAGGTGATGGATAGTTGGGAGAGGTTGGAGTTTGTGAAACATGGGATGCTTGATTTCGTTGGCACTGTGATGTGCAGTAAGTTTCTGAGGGAAAGAGAAGTGTCAGGAGAGTCAAGCTTAACTGAATAGGAGTTGGGAACAGAACCTGATAACACTTTTTGTCATGTAAAGATTCAATCTACTCTTGACGTGGGATAACAAAGCATATAACTTTTTGTACATCTTTTAGTGTGTTAACTaaatcagacaccttgatcggATCCATAACTACTGTATACAAGTTTCTTAGAGAAACAACCAAGAAAATGCAATATAAGAAGCATTTTCTAAAGAGTATTGGCTCAATCTGAGGTAACAAGTTTTAATCTGAAAAGCCTCTGTCTATGGTCCAAATAATGCAGGCTTCTTCTAGAGGTATGAAGACGATTGGTCATTCATGAACTCAAAAAAGTCTCAGGCATTCCCACAAATCACAAATGCATAAATTAATCTAAGGCTCAAGATGATGAACTAAAGCTTGAACAATCCACACAATATTCAAATGAAGAATACACACTTTATTGTAAGTTCAGAGAGTTGatcttaacattttattacTACTATACATATACAAACTTGTtgcctatttttttttgttctttttaacAAATTCAGAAAATAAATCAGATGATTAAGGTAGAGATTAGGCCGGTCCCATCACTATGTCATTTGCCACTGCAATTCATAGCAAAAAACTAAGCTAAATAagcaaatatatataacttaacAAACCATATACATAACTGAGGAAGAAACAAGACCTTAAGAACAGGCTCTCCTTTGTTAGTATTAGCAGATTGTTTAGCCATTTGCTGTAACTGAGCTTGTGCAGCCCTTCCATGTGCAGACTTTTTAAACTCTTCTTCTCTGCCCGTTTCACACAAAACAAAGACATTTGCATACAAATTTTCAGACACAAGCTCTGTCTTAATGATCCAAACATGAATTCAAGGTTCTAAATCGGAAAGAAGTAAACTTTCAATAGATATGATTCGGAATCGGGAAGATTAAAATGAAGAgcaggagaaagagagagagtaccGTCGCATGGCAGCTTCGGCGGCTCTGGCGCGAGCTTCGGCGGAGGCTTGTCTCTCTTCTTCCTTACGCTGCTTCTTTTGCGTTCCGTTGATGCAACTGAAACAACCCATCGCCGATCAGATTGGTTAATTGATTGACTCTCTTCGCTTGTCTTCTCTGCTATTTTACCAAAGTGACAACGCACGCTGATCGGAGAACTAGACAAAGAAGACGCGTCTTCTTCTGCCGATAATGGGCTTCTTTCACCGTGTTTTCTTCTACCATAATGGGCTTCCTTAAATGTTTATGGgctttttaattttagattaattaattaattacgtTCATTTATCTGTAAGTATGTGAGGTTATGGACCTTTTCATTCCTTAAATGCTTATGGGCTTTTTCATTTTCAATAGATTTTACTTATctcaaatgttttaaaatttatctgtATGGTTTTtcaaacatttaaattttattcactGAATAAATATAAGTATGTGAGGTTTATCTTTTTTTGCTACTAATTTTAGCTGGTTTTTCTTTAGAAACATGCATTAGGTTTTGGTGATGAGAGATGTAAAAAcatccacatatatatatatatatatatatatatatcaaattttgaagaaacgttttttaaataaaataaaaaataataataacataataGACTTTGAATTTTCAACTACTATTCtatttgtatttcttatatatttattttttaaaattatttttagatatttgcAATGATGGATAATTGTTCTGATGTTTTCATTGACATTGTATAGTGGCATTCTGTAAAATCTATCTAATTCTTAAAAACAGTTAGCAAACACACTGGGATTGCTTAATTAGCAGTACGTTTTGCTAAAAAGAAACAAGGGAGCATCTCCGTTAGTTTGACAGCATTTTAGCACAAAACATTTAGTGCAAATTGATAAACTTAGCATTGCTAACTCTTATTAAATAGCGAATCAGTTTTACAGGAAGCCGTAAAATAGCAACAAATATAGCTTGTGCAAGTTACTTGCCTGAGACGTTGACCACGAGGTTCAACCATGCATTGACGAATAAGTTTTATCTGCATAGCTTAACTGCTTAAGTCATGTTCAACCAGTGACGAATAAGTTTTATTGGTAGATAAGAACTTGTTGAGAGGATGCTACACTATATAAAGAGAGAAAAGGCTTTGATTTACTTTTAATGCttctaaaacaaaaacacattttaGGGTTCGAACTTGGTAACGTTGTAACAAAAGAtctgttattttaaataaaagatatatattcaTTGATATACAACAAATTTTATCCATTAAACTGATGTCTTTCACTTACACAATTACTCACCACTTTCCAAATGTTAGTTATCGTCCAGTTATGAAGGATATATAAGAACCAAAATAAAAGTCATAGAAGACGTCACTCTTCATAGCGTGATGATGTTACAGTTTCATATTATGATGAGTTTGAAAATAATTGTATGCTTAAAATTAACAAGCAAGCAGAGATTTGCATCATATACAATTAACAACATAATAGAGATCCATCCATAAGCATATACAAAGTACTATGCTAAGAAGCACTTGagtaaaaaaaaagcaagaatAACTCCTACATGGTTTGTCCTGTAATGGAAATAAGAATGAAGCTGTACATGTTTAAGCTGCTTgggagttttaaaatttttaacctaAATATCGTTGTAGTATTAACATCAAAAGGTCTGAAACTTCCAAGGCATAATCATCGATTAATACTCCATAGTTATCTACATCACAAGACAAGCTATATATGTAAAATGGATTCACCTTTGATGAACAAAGCTTGTATACGTACTTGCTAACTCTTTTGAAGGAACGTACATATACTAAAGGGGATCCGCTACAGAACATCATATCAAACAAGGAGAGCATGTGAAGATTCGACCCATATCAATGCTCTAGTTCTCAACCGCTTGAGACGGTGTGAATGAGGTTTCAACCAGCGAAGCCTCTACGCAAGGTCACAAGCCAATGAAAGCAGAACATAAACAATTGGTTTAGAGGTAGATAAGTAGGCAGGGCTATATACAGTTAAGAACTTTGTTGAGAGAGAACGAACAAAAACAACATGTGCATATTATTCTACCACCATCCCAGGTATTTTTTCACTCACCTGAGACTTGTGtttcaacattttttgtaattaatacaTTAAAGTAAGGAAGTTTAagttaaaaatgttatttacaaatttgtattgaaatataaaatgatacttttgtgaaacaaaattaaaatcttaaaatatcatttttgtaaAATGGAAAGAGATTTTACAATCTTGGTATGTTGACTCTAATTCTGCAATAATGACTAAagacttttaaaatatagtagttGCCAAATAATTAGTCAAATATGCATATTAATTAGTCAATACATTCTCTTTATGAACATTAAATGTTTTCAACTAATATAAAATCCTTCTATACATATactttttcctataaatataatGTGCACGACCATGGTTATTAAGACACAAACCTAAAAAAACTATCAGAAaccaaacaccctagttcctaaACAATGAAACATACAAAGGGAAAGCAAAAGATCGAGATGAAAAAAGTTGAATCCTACAAAGCCAGAAGGACTACTTTTTACAAACGTAAAGCTGGGATTTTAAAGAAGATGAACGAGATCATTGCAGAATGCGGTGTGGAAGCATCTTTCTTGGTGTTCCCTGAATCCGGATATCCTCGTACATTCGCACACCCGTCTATGGAAGATGCTGTTGATCGAGTAAAGTgctctttgggacatgaaccaTCTGGGAAAGACGATGCCAGTATTGGATCACTAGTGGAAGCTCATAAGAAGCTAAAGAATGAGGAGCTCGCGAAAAAATTGTGTGATCTCCATGAGGAGCTAAAAATGGCGGAGGAGAAGGAAAAGAAGATGgtggagaaaaagaaaattaaggaATTGAAAAATGAGTGGCCGAATACTCTAAATGAAGGCGTGAACAAGGATGAGTTGAAGCGGGTGCACCAAGCCTTTGTGGAGTTAAGTTATAGCTTATCAGGTAAGGCTTTACAGAGGTTGGGAAAAGATGGTGATGGTTCGTCTTCTGCTCTTGCAGAACGTGGATATTGTGATGGTGGCGAAGCAGGAGCGGGTGAACAAACTTGATTTAATCTAATCCAgttgttgcaaaaaaaaaaaaatctaatccaATTTAAATTTCtgtttatgttatatttgaatttgaatttgaatttgaatttctgTTTTTATCTAATCCAATTTGAATTTctgtttatgttatttttgaatttgaatttgaatttctgTTTTTATCTAATCCAATTTGAATTTctgtttttatgttattttcctTTGTCGTTGTTTTAATAGATCTTGTTATATAATTGGTGTAATTAATCATGGACTATTCATCTAAGCTAGTCGCATTGTCTTTAGAATTGCATTTTAAATTTGACTAGCTTGACTCGTGCGTCCGCatggatatttattttttattcttatatattctaatCTCTGAGAATGttatcaacttttttttttgtgttcatgTTGTAGATTAATATGTTATTTAGTTTTGACATTTGTGTATCATGTTCAATACGTTTAGCTTCCAcattattagaaattttgtttttacgTTCTTCAGACTTTTAttcaatttattttgatatattaaacaacaaaatgtaaatattagaGATCTagatatactttttaagttttattaaattgcattccaaatattttgatttaaatatatatatatataagttcatatctaatctatttgatttttttaaataaatacatgTCTAGAGTTTGATTTGTGCGCCTACGCGGCTAtttattttaacttgtaaaatcaTTGTTACCTTATAAACTATTGGTAATTACTGGATTTTATTAACTGTGATCAAACAATATTAGACTATTGTTTGATTATTATCGTATTGAATGCATTAGTATCACAAATAAAAGATTACTAATACATTCaagtataattattatttttttgtttctactaattttatattatgcTCAAACCCTAATATTTAAAAaggtaattttctcaaaatcattttttaaagtttttctcACCAAAATGTcttcaaagaagaaaaagattaaaAGACATTTGAGATAAAGGAGGTAGAAAAGACTCTTCAgtggtttttaatatataaatataaattaatttaggaaATTTCTCAATTTACATGTTAAAATtagtaaaaactaaaacatgcaattatagaaaaatctaaaacGGGCTATTATTGgaaatt
The nucleotide sequence above comes from Brassica napus cultivar Da-Ae chromosome A9, Da-Ae, whole genome shotgun sequence. Encoded proteins:
- the LOC106366261 gene encoding histidinol dehydrogenase, chloroplastic-like — its product is MSFDLARLSFSPHTAVSKKGDVVRCAMKSYRLSELSFSQVENLKSRPRIDFSSIFTTVNPIIDAVRCKGDVAVKEYTERFDKVQLNNVVEDVSELSLPELDSKVKEAFDVAYDNIYAFHLAQKSTEKSVENMKGVRCKRVSRSIGSVGLYVPGGTAVLPSTALMLAIPAQIAGCKTVVLATPPTKEGSICKEVLYCAKRAGVTHILKAGGAQAIAAMAWGTDSCPKVEKIFGPGNQYVTAAKMILQNSEAMVSIDMPAGPSEVLVIADEHASPVYIAADLLSQAEHGPDSQVVLVIVGDGVNLKAIEEEIAKQCKSLPRGEFASKALSHSFTVFARDMIEAITFSNVYAPEHLIINVKDAEKWEGLIENAGSVFIGPWTPESVGDYASGTNHVLPTYGYARMYSGVSLDSFLKFMTVQSLTEEGLRNLGPYVATMAEIEGLDAHKRAVTLRLKDIEAKQASQTK
- the LOC106364150 gene encoding increased DNA methylation 1 gives rise to the protein MMMTTDDDLNDPCDFVTVEAESNPDSLQQWLSTVENGKANGTRRSDISTKAKKHLSSLGWRFAYFPKRNKKRELRYKSPKGKWFYSLATACSSCVHEDDDGSRRELIVPESDESPRDLSVAFIETVSGDNVSRRRKKRVKDCETAAFSGNKALIVSKKRKERVNVGETAAFSGTKVVLIVDVSKKRKRVSDCETTAFNGVALKEEKNHPLSDILNVDVINQQEKKRMAAAAFNSKAKGEIRPRFEKSLRKVLQVMEKKNETCEKESVRFWRKDCGPEKNCDVCCVCHFGGELLLCDGCPSAFHHTCIGLHILPEEELWFCPCCCCDICGSMVTLGNSKLMTCEQCQRRFHLKCLKQETCLVSCRGWFCSKQCSRVYSGLQSLLGRKIVVGEEGLVWSLIRAPNDGEHYDDEQMAKLDSAVEILHQGFEPSTDPFSGRDLVEELIYRKDASGVGRGFYTVLVERNNEPVTVAAMRVDKDVAEIPLVATLSSYRRSGMCRVLMDELEKQMSRMGVRRLVLPAAKEVVSTWSQGFGFKVMDSWERLEFVKHGMLDFVGTVMCSKFLREREVSGESSLTE
- the LOC106364137 gene encoding uncharacterized protein LOC106364137 isoform X2, whose product is MGCFSCINGTQKKQRKEEERQASAEARARAAEAAMRREEEFKKSAHGRAAQAQLQQMAKQSANTNKGEPVLKWQMT
- the LOC106364137 gene encoding uncharacterized protein LOC106364137 isoform X1, whose product is MGCFSCINGTQKKQRKEEERQASAEARARAAEAAMRREEEFKKSAHGRAAQAQLQQMAKQSANTNKGEPVLKVLFLPQLCIWFVKLYIFAYLA
- the LOC106362731 gene encoding agamous-like MADS-box protein AGL23, which codes for MKHTKGKQKIEMKKVESYKARRTTFYKRKAGILKKMNEIIAECGVEASFLVFPESGYPRTFAHPSMEDAVDRVKCSLGHEPSGKDDASIGSLVEAHKKLKNEELAKKLCDLHEELKMAEEKEKKMVEKKKIKELKNEWPNTLNEGVNKDELKRVHQAFVELSYSLSGKALQRLGKDGDGSSSALAERGYCDGGEAGAGEQT